The DNA region GCACCCCAGGGCAATGGTTTCCTGGCAAATCTGAGACTGAGCGGCTGTACTGACCAATAACCAAACGGCGGCCAGGTCTGGAAATGAAACCGGGTGTGCCAAAGACCGGAGAATTAGTTGACTATAAGTTTCATGTATAAATGATAAACAAAGAACGAATAATCTCACGAAATTTTCTAGCTTAAAGATTTGGCATCACAATTTGACATGAGTTCAGGAAACCTTTTCTCTCTTATTGATCTTTTACAATATCTTTTGTGTAGATACTTTTTCTTGTTACTTCTGAGCTGATGAGTCCCTCATTACACGATAAATGGGTATCATCCAGAAATGTTATGAAATGATCATGTGGGGAttaagattaatgaaatcgacacattaaaataaagaataacgACATCATACCATTCATATTGCAGGTTTTTCATCATCAAAATTggttgattttgtggattttttttatattttgaaaagggGGTTAATGTTAACTTTTaaagatagtgtaaattcattacgttttgtaaatacaataatttgagaaaaaacaataaatctgataaaagGTAAAATGTATACTGTACCAAAGATAAATACGATATTCCAGTAAAACATGTTGTTTAAACAATAGTTAGGCCACCAAGTATACAAAGCTAACAGAACATGACCTGCGGGTCAAAAGGTCTTGCGATAACAGGGACCACTGCGAACGACTCACTTAAATAATGGTTCCAGCGATTAGCACGTTCCCTCGACGTCATGAAGTCTGTTGTATTTCCAAAGTTATGAAAGTAAATTACAGGAATATATATGTAGTCAAATTTTCGGGGAATTCTTCTATGGTGTGAGGTTTTCATTAACTAGATCTGCCCTAATGGGACTAACACTCCCGCGGGACTCATTTCATATTCGGTTTTTCGCGAACGTTACGCGgtatatcgcgaaagttacgcgtctATTCGCGATTTTGTCAGCTACGAAAATGAAGGTTATTGGGTTTTTGTACTACAcatgtagttttatttttaattttaagaggGCTCCATGGTCATGGCCACTTTTAGACTGTGTTGATCTCCTTTGAAAGAAGATCTCCAtacaaatgtatacatgtaggatatTACCAAAATTCATAAGGtaatatgtatataatgtttCTTTACTACATTATAGTTTATAGCTTTACAAGTCATATCTTCAAATTTTATGAAGATCTGGTGGTTAATTTGTTAACCACGCAaccttcattaaaaaaaaacataggtaatcatagattactaagctcaccgagacggagcatcacccttatgagacatcaccttcataagaccacctttatcattttatatgaaaatcatactttatgatcttggatattcatggattctgttttgacaaaatatcgtatatcatctgataaatttttttatgataatcatatgttaatcaatacaatgatataaaattaaatattgcatcatgtcatatttataatatatatcatataatacaataaaataccgacataaacaataatgagatatgatattgaaacatatgatatgacattgtattgtgttataataccttattgtatttgatcacataatacaatatcataaaatataatacaatatagtattatattacaatatcatattacataatacatcataacattaaaacatgatattataatgtatgatatagtatgatattgtattgaatgacactgaaacatatttgatacattatatgatattatatcatataatacaatttcaggtgatataattctatattactgaaaccaatatcatattatacaatattgtatgatacaatattatatagtaagaatatacaatattgtatcataggatacaatataatattttgcaatatcttatgtcattgtatcatgtgataaaataataaattaaaaatacaatataatattatactatattgtatcataatatacaatactatacataacaatatcatgatacaatatcatatcataaaatataaaaaaaaatgatacaatatcatatcgtatcgtataacttttataatataacatatgatatcatattgtatcatatcaaacaatattgtttcatatcatacaatactatatcataggcatcatgttatatcatttatcataaacacatctatctatcgagctggtttgagtgaggtaggagatttctttagcatccttgataatggagatcaggctctgcatctgaagcaacctctgcgtttaatttataataaagttatatcaactatgcaagctatcatctataaaacatgtcacctgttccaaaaaactaaacctcatccagcatctgaaacctatggctcagattcagcattcaagcccatcaggtgcattggtatcataagacgcatcatccattcaagtttagtgaagtttggaccagtaataactaagatatcattatcagagggcactagcaattaaaaccttaacttcctccagcatctgcaacctatggctcagattcagcatccatgcctgccaggtgcatctgtatcataagacacaccatccattcaagtttggtgaagttaggacctgtaaaaactaagatttattttttagcatccttgataatggagatcaagctctgcatctgaagctacctctgcgattcattcatattacagttaaatcaactatacaagtttgaaatagtactatcatctattaaacatgtgacctgttccaaaaaacttaactttatccagcatccaaaacctatggctcagactcagcattcaagcctgtcaggtgcatcagtatcataagacacaccatccatggaagtctggtgaagtaaggacaagtaataactaagatatcatcattagaagacacctgtttcaaaaactttattcaaccagctcttaaaaccttaacctcctccagcatccgaaaactatggctcagattcagcattcaagcttgtcaggtgcatcagtatcataagacgcaccatccatacaagtttggtgaagttaggaccagtagtaactaagatataatcatcagagggcacctgcaataaaaactttaaccagctctaaaaaccttaacctcttccagcatccgaaacctattgctcagattcagcattcaagcttgtcaggtgcatcagtatcataagacgcatcatccatacaagtttgatgaagttaggaccagtagtaacttagatattgctatcaatgggcacctgcaacaaaaactttaacctgctccaaaaaccttaacctcctccagcatccgaaacctatagctcagattcagcactcaagcctgtctggtgcatcagtatcataagacacaccatccatgcaagtttggtgaagtacgaaccagcagtaactaagatattgctatcaatgggcacctgcaacaaaaactttaatctggtccaacaaccttaacctcctccagcatctgaaatttaggacccagattcagcatccaagtctttcaagtccattaGTAGGTTCAGATGCATCACCCATGCAAGtctggtgaagataggacaagtaatagcttagatacaggacctgcaacaaaatctttaaccaggtccggacgccgacgccgacgccgagggtatagcataagctctccttgacttcgtctcggtgagctaaaaatcagatcttcaatgtaaaatacatttacacATTTCTCtatccaagtacatgtatgttcatcTGTTCCTAAGTGACAAaacgccccccccccttttttcaattttaaaaaccatGCAAAGTTCCTTTGCTGATAAAATCTTGCATATGTTTCTAATCTAAGTCTTGGCAGATTCAGTCAAGTATATTCAAACATTTCCCTTTCATTCtcgtacatgtatgcatataaaAATCTCTAGAACTCAGCTAACTGATCCCAtgggactatgattttctttgacaaaattttgtTTAGAGACACATTGACAGACAAGACAGACAGACCTATGAATGTCAGACAAGGAGTGATCAagaaagctcacttgagcttaaACCTTTTGTTTCATAAGATTGTAATAAGGAGACACTCTAATTTGCATGGAATTTGAAGGGATTTATCAGATTTTTCTGTTAGCTAAAACAACATATCATACTCTGCATTTTCTCAGAAATTTTATTGGAAGATCACAATCATTCTGTCAATAAAGTAAATACTGCATGTACATTTGTTTAATCAATAGTACACAATCATAACTCTTCCATACattcatgtacaatgtatacagGTTAAAACAAAAGGTACAACATGCACGACTAAATACTGAAGCATCACAGTCACAAAACCCAAAAAATTTCACATTCAAACAGAGAGAAACAAAAGGTCATCTGTTTCAGAGTCATCAATTATAAATAATCACAACTATTGCAATTTCCCTCTTCACTGCATATCAAATCAAAGTGACATTAAACTTCTTAAGTTGTTATCTACGAGTTGCAGGTTCTGTAATGCGAGTCTGTTTTTTAGGAGAAGAAGATTGCTGAGTGGTGGGTGTGCTTTTGGATTTCACCGATTGTCGGAAAAGAATATTTGTGATCATCACGACCGGAGCAAACAGTCTCAAGGGAGAATGActgaaaagaattttaaataaagagGCTTTTATTGACCATATTTCtctaatgaattttaaaatcagcaTAAGTTTCATATCAAGTAGGCTTGGTTGTCAACAAAATACCCTGGTACCCATTAGATCGATCAACCTTAAATTCTCAGAAATGAGTTTTATAACTTATAATATTGTTAATCAAAGAACATTTTTCAATATCTTATCACAGAGTCcttcttttcaagaaaacaATGTAGTCTAAAATATTGCAACAACCATCCAGCTCTCTTTATTCAGTAAAAGTTAAAACAAATACCGGCATATAACGGTAAAACAAAACTCACCAAACTTGTGAGCTCTCCTCTGCATCATTGGCACTTAGTATGAACAAAGGAAACAGTATAGAGAAGATACatccactgaaaaaaaaaacccaaatgtaCTCATCAAACATAATGTTGGAGGAGAAACAATCTGTCTGAGTGAATGAAATAAGAAATCCTTATCTACACTTCTAGATGCACTCCATTAGGTATTATTGTCAAAGTTTTCAGAGGACTCTGAATATTGTtgattatcaaataatattcataccaaaaactTTACAACAGCTAAACAAAAGTTTAACAACAGAAAACAGAGtcgaaaattaattttatttttaacgcCACATTCTTTTGATGTTAGTAACTCTACCTGATAACAGCTGATGCTGACATAGAAGTCAGAAATGCCAGAGGAATGCCAAATCCCAGGAAATATGGCCAGTAGGACTCAATGTAAGCAAGGCGTTTGTGGACCTCCCAACCTGTGTCCATATAAAAATAGTAGAATAAAAAGTAAGAGGGCAATGTTAAAAACTATGCTACAAGGCATaagcattttttatattaaacattaaaactgtTTTAGTTAATTTGTCCTCGAATTTCAattatgaccttgacctttgataATCCATTTCACTTTTGACCTTTATCTCTACAAATACAACAGGTCATAGGCTAGATTGTTGATACTCGATGAAATGGCCATTATCCTGTTGAAAATATAGTAAGGAAACAAAACATTGATGTAATTAAATTCAGAATGTGTCACATGACTTACCCATATTGAACCACTTGTACTCAAAGGCATAAAGGGAGTACAGGAGAGACATGTGAATGAAGCCCACTAAATAGCCCACACCGGGAATGGGTAGAAAAGTAGCCAAGGTACTCTAAAAACATCCACGTAGATTTGTATACACAGAAATACTTTTTGTAAAATCATTGTACAgtataacaatttttgttttacaacaaCACATCGATCATGATAGTTTcttatctttcaaaaattttaaaaattcagggAAATGGATCAGTTTTCCATTGGTTGAATGTTCTGacagataactttaaaaaatcttaactttttgCTGATCTAAATTTACCTGAATTAAAAAGAAAGCTTGTAACAGGACACTGAATAAAAGATCTGCCACCAAGACGCTCAGATTGATAGGAGTAGGACGTCCCCTTGATCTCACATAGGCAGCATCTGCAATGTCctgtaaataaatcaaaatgtaaCAGGTGGTGAAAAATCAAGTCTCAGCAGAGATTTGAATCCAGGGCTTCAGGTCtcaacaagaatagaattcctgggtacCGTCCCCCATCgttcaagcagtatactagtatcgagtctatcgaccaaggctgatttatgaacttgaccaaggtattagtggtataaacatttggtataaatttaatgaaaatctgtcaaaatttgtaggcatgagagcgcttacaaggtcaatttttggataaaacggagtcattattgtggtcaaagtcccataactcaaacaaaaagtatcgaccaatgctgattttcgaacttgaccaaggtattagtggtataaacatttggtatgaatttaatgaaaatctgtcaaaatttgtaggcatgagagcgcttacaaggtcaatttttggataaaacggagtcattattgtggtcaaagtcccataactccaacaaaaagtatcaaccaatgctgactttcgaacttgaccaaggtattagtggtataaacatttcgtataaatttaataaaaatccgtcaaaatttgtaggcatgagagcgcttacaaggtcaatttttggataaaacggagtcattattgtggtcaatgtctcataactccaacaaaaagtatcgaccaatgctgattttcgaacttgaccaaggtaacagtggtataaacatttggtataaatttaatgaaaatccgtcaaaatttgtaggcatgagagcgcttacaaggtgtGACGGAtggacgcacggacacacggacacacggacccatggacggacgcccggcatttctatgtccccgctccgcgttgctgTAATATTCTCAAGGGGCAAAGAAATTGATAACAACAAACCTGAAACCACATGCAGTTCACTATTTTACTGATGACAAAGAGTGGCAAAATCCACAGAGCTCCAAAGATCCAAGAAAGCAGGGAGCTTATCCACAGCCAAGTGATATTCAAATTCTCTGAGCCAGCTAAAATCAATGTAAATAGGATGTTAAAAACTTGTTTGCAATTTTCTATTTAACTTTAAGTCAATCccattttgaaatttgagaaAGGCTGTACATCAGATATTGAAAATTACGAAAACTAATAAAAAATCTTACCAAAAATTAACTCGGTGAACCATAACAAGCATGGAAGCAAGGCCCAATGAAATAACACAATGCTTGTCTGAAAATGAAAACAGCCATTTCATCGATATTACGAAAAGTAAGAGATATTTACATCATTTACGAATTTCATGCATCTTTATGGTGTTTACATGTGCATGCAGATACCATTTATACACTGGTATATATTTTATACCTGCACCACACAGTAGGTGTTTTCACATAAGGGGAAAATTCAAACAATCAGTTTAGACAGTTACATTAAGTTGTTGTCACTAAATTAATTCCAGTTTCATTGATTATTGCCCCTTAAACAATAGAGCtctgttaaaaaataattttgtaaaatcttGTAAATTACCAAGAAAACACCTCCATTCCATAAAGAACACTGGAAGAGTCTCTGCTTCACGGTTGGTTCTCTGAATAAGAAAATAACAGACACaatttttattcttatataCGTGTTACTGTATGTCTAATTGAGATGAATAGTTCTAATAAAACTTacacaagaggcccaggggccacatcgctcacctgagcaacaatagccataactgATCATATCAGCAAGAcagtatcaaattcaaaatattttgaccaTTAATTTAGTAGAGTAGACCTTGCACAAAAAGATAAGAGATCTTTcgatttttatccacatattttcatgtttaatgtCAAGCcccttttttgtttcaaagagggcttgatatataacaaaaaaatatgctgTCTCAAAGAACTGAAGGATTTGAATCTTACCTGGGAAAAACCGGAAAGAATAGCCAAGAAGAAAGAAGAATGGAAATCCCTAGTCCTTGCTCTAAGTGGCTCTGGTTGCAACAAGGACTAGGTAGGCAAGTTTGCTGTTTCAATATTTGTTAGAAGGGTTTTCtctatttctatataaaaaaaaatctcctcCCTCTTCGTGGCCCTACCCTTTTCCAGGGAATCGATTTGGTCAAACTTTTATCTGCACAATttgtgctttcacacaagttttagctgtTTGGTTGATTGCTTTTAGAAAGATTAATTgccctctatatattcctatgtaaagaTTTAACACCCCTCCCCCATTGTTGCTCAACCctgtggttctggagaagaagataaaaaattatggaaaaagttaaaagtttatGACGACACAACAACGATGACAGACAAcgtacaaattttgatcagaaaagcttacttgTGCCTTTGGCTCAAGTGAGTTAAAAAGAATCTGATAAACAatgcaacaattttaaattagcGGTTAATAGTAAAAGCTGATCCTCAGAACTTACTTTTTGTTTCCCTTATTCTCTAGGTTTCCCTTCAATTTTTGCTTTTCTGCTCTCCTGCGGGCCAGTGTAGTCTGTGGTTCATTTTTCTTTAGTTCACCTTCACTGTTGTCAATGCttgcatcatattttaaaatttttgatattcctgaaaaacaaatttaaaatggcCTACATCAAGGAtactgggtggtcaacaaattactcatcagatctaccttaaattcAAAGATACTGTATTTGGTAAagacaaattttatattaaagttttagctttaaatttgaattacagtgtagtattttcctatatctttctACAGAACTCTtattctaaaggagatcaatacagtttAAAAATGGCCACTGCCATCCAAACCCCTTAGTATTACTTTCATAAAGTGAAACAGCTGCACATATCTCTACTAATAAAATAACATGGCACTGGATGTTATAAGGTGTACATACACATGCAGTTTATAATGGTCCGATGGCCAATTGAATCTTTCATACTACTGCTTCTTAAAACTTACTGCATGGTTCCAtcttatgaataaaattttcatatcaaagCTACTTATTCTGAGAGTAGATCCTCGTGATCATATCCATCTGATCACTGTTGATCCAAAAACCTTCTCAGAATAGGTTTCAGGGATTACGAAGGTTCAGTCAGACCCTTCCACAATTAACGGTTCAATTGACAATGATCAATGACCCTTGTAAATGCTTATGAAAGATAACTGGGAATAATACAAGGGTGTTTAACCATGTTAACCttctgcaaaaaaaatatttttttatgaattttaattaaaatatacatattaccTGTCAAtgaatttcaattcatttcgataaaacaggaaaaaaacaaaatttctccATTAATACAATGATACATCATCTGTTTATACCCAGAGGAAAACAAACATCGTATGGAGATTcaaaatgggaaatgtttacaccTTTTCTTCATTCGTAAGTTCCTTGAaaaattttttcacaatattatCCGGGGTACATAACATGTTTAATGTCTTTTGGAATGCAAATCcccatatacagtaaaacactgttatagcaaacacgcttataatgaattgacattTACAGCAAAGTGATCATTTCCAAGACTTtaatacatgttgtaaacttgacaggtataacgaattacgcttataacgaagtaaaattgTCTGTCCCTGGGagttcgttataagcgtgttttactgtactttaatctatttttggatgtgtattgaaacgtACTTGAAGGGGTAGAGTTaaattcaaaacagataatttgGACTTCTTTCATTCTAGTAAATGGAGGTAGTTTGGGCGCAAAGGTATTAATGGTAATCGAGATATTATGCAAAAAGTGGTCAAAGCAGAGACTTGGGACAAAGtataattgtttctttttcaacaCAAAATTCATTATTCAACTGCCCCGCTTTTCTGTTTTCAGTCTACATTAAGGACATGATATTTCATTATCAATGTTGCCTGTTAACAGTTTACAATTTCGTCATAATTACTCTAATCAATCCATCAGGATTTGAGATATATACCAGAGGGTGGTTTCACTATCAGATGTTTTGATCAGTTATAGAGTGTACGCTTTACCTAATATGCTGTCTCTAAAGCCTTGTATAATTCCATGAATTATTTCTTTTGTAGAATCTGCCATAATTCCCTTTTGTTAGGCATGAACATGAATCTTATCATCGTATTAGACACATTTCGTCCTGAACATAGATCCTAAATTTATCACAATACTGTGCGCAGTTTTTCTGCGCCTGTTGCtcatatcaataaaaattaagTTCAAACATATTTGGATTATCGAAATAAACTTATTAATTTGtaatttcttctaaatttatgtcaaatatgattaataatttttgttaaaatctgatattgtgcatattttaatattatcgtTAGTTATTGTTTTGGTTGTTATAAGCTTCCGGAAAAGAGGTGCGTTGTGGGATACATGCTGGCCTCTTTTTCACGTGGTTCTCAAAGAGCAGCATGGTATGCCAATTTTGCTTAGAAATATACGCTGAAACGATATGTTTTTACTCTTTGAAATATCATTTAAGCTACATAAAGATAAACTGTATGCCAATCTCCATCAAGTAGCATATTCAGCCTTAAATATTTTCGTATTTGGACACGAAATTAAAGGTTATagaaaaaaggggggatgaatTTTGCACACAATTTATTAAATGAGATGTCGTGAAGGGATTTTCACAATCTGGTTTATGAAATGGAAACTAATCAAGAGCATAGTTCTCTTGAAGGTTGATTTAACTATCTGTTCAATGGGAGTTGtaaatttagaattaaaataatacaagtaaGTTAAAAAGCTAAAGTACTGTCGCacaattattcaattatttaaGTCTGAGGCACATATTTGATTCTGATGATGTTTTAGAATGAGCAATTGCTAATTTTTGCGCTTGCATGTTAATTTCGATATTTTATAGTCTATTAAAAATGAAGTTCTGGTCCTGGTTTTGATGATAAATCTAATTGAATGATTCTCTCAACCAAAGGAGTTACTCTGAGTTAGTTTGGTGTACAGAAAAAATTCAggataaaattaaatgacataAAATAGGAAGTAGAATATCAAAAACAGCAAGAGTATATTTAACATTGATAATCTGTTTGTGAACAATtgatatagaaccattttaacaagaccttggactttcggttggatgtagctatctatttcttgcgtcaaaacaaattaaaaatgacgctgtctcaagcgaaatatgcactgATTGCGTAGTCCTCGcttaaaagccagacaaatcttgttgattttaaagagccatggctgagtggccaacaAATGGACAGAcctacgtcacaatgctgtttgacacaactaccccaGGGGctgacaaatacattttttaagaaCTTGCCCTCGGGCAAGTGGCAAGGCAAAATTTACTTGCCCTACCTCAATATCTACTAGCCCAACCAAATTCTTTATtgtgattaaaaataacaatacacatACCGTACGATGTTTTTGCCCTTCACTTtaaatttttccacttttaataCGAGTACTCTTCATAAAATATATGGTTTTGATTCAGCATCTCTTCCTCTTGGTTTTCTCGAGAAtgtgttaaaaaatcaacatataACATGTTGATATTTAGTTGGATttgttttaaaggtaaaaaacaaacattttataaacagttttgggtgttttgataatttttgtcacCTTAGGTGAATGTCCgagatacatgtaataggtCACAAGCGCACACGTCTTCATGGCCATGATTTCATTTAGGCCACAGAGGTGTTAAAAATAAaggtgaaatg from Crassostrea angulata isolate pt1a10 chromosome 7, ASM2561291v2, whole genome shotgun sequence includes:
- the LOC128156793 gene encoding etoposide-induced protein 2.4 homolog, producing the protein MADSTKEIIHGIIQGFRDSILGISKILKYDASIDNSEGELKKNEPQTTLARRRAEKQKLKGNLENKGNKKEPTVKQRLFQCSLWNGGVFLTSIVLFHWALLPCLLWFTELIFAGSENLNITWLWISSLLSWIFGALWILPLFVISKIVNCMWFQDIADAAYVRSRGRPTPINLSVLVADLLFSVLLQAFFLIQSTLATFLPIPGVGYLVGFIHMSLLYSLYAFEYKWFNMGWEVHKRLAYIESYWPYFLGFGIPLAFLTSMSASAVISGCIFSILFPLFILSANDAEESSQVCQLILRSLAHPVSFPDLAAVWLLVSTAAQSQICQETIALGCGSYQQIEADETVCGSDGSHYVNLSTTTRDPSQQLFCDNKDLITCPSTVGHVCGSNGVIYKNDCEFAKAKCTDGSLSIESVSFCHHTTTTAKPTTLDPNQQLFCDNKDFIGCPTTVKHVCGSDGVVYNNDCEFAKAKCTNGALSIQPSSFCHHTL